A window of Komagataella phaffii GS115 chromosome 1, complete sequence contains these coding sequences:
- a CDS encoding Subunit of the GINS complex (Sld5p, Psf1p, Psf2p, Psf3p) codes for MSLPKKYKNTFLPSEVEFQAEDQPILIIPRYALKDRQLIGTSIPVLKPMKRAEVPLWLGFILKQQDRCNIVTPSWLSINFLKKAYQEEVTYTTRFFRMPWNWLEISKMILDKASDDMTEPPHQIRALIQDLREVRLIKARRGLKELNESYMQLDNLSLMEINELRPMVVGVMDQLRKLQVGTNEDEEVSDEEGPLSYDI; via the exons ATGTCACTTCCTAAAAAGTATAAAAACACGTTTCTACCGTCAGAGGTCGAATTTCAGGCTGAGGATCAACCAATTTTAATTATCCCTAGATATGCCCTCAAAGATCGTCAGTTAATAGGA ACTAGTATTCCAGTTTTGAAACCCATGAAGAGAGCTGAAGTGCCATTGTGGTTGGGATTTATATTGAAGCAACAAGATAGATGTAACATAGTAACCCCTAGTTGGTTATCCATAaactttctgaaaaaggcctaccaagaagaagtgaCATATACTACCAGATTCTTTAGAATGCCTTGGAATTGGCTAGAGATATCCAAGATGATTTTAGATAAAGCTTCGGACGACATGACCGAGCCTCCCCATCAAATCAGGGCCCTAATACAAGATCTGAGGGAAGTCAGACTGATAAAAGCTAGAAGAGGTCTGAAAGAACTAAATGAATCTTACATGCAATTGGACAACTTGAGTTTAATGGAAATTAATGAGCTGAGGCCGATGGTTGTTGGAGTTATGGACCAATTGAGAAAGCTGCAAGTCGGCACTAATGAGGACGAAGAAGTGAGCGATGAGGAGGGCCCACTGAGTTATGATATATGA
- a CDS encoding Putative S-adenosylmethionine-dependent methyltransferase of the seven beta-strand family, giving the protein MTGFDVLDFFEPCGRISCLRDELSVTSDKKKVDASTLKENEDAALPDDRTTTIDVLDLPHISLKPPKNVLVAILRILKLEQQCNFGPGVENLTPSQFLSNRDLTIEDISDILPWLTIHSPRIASLDSFCQIGSTFTDSRDIVRYLTTILSSPLNWLQDPDVEDIYKAASSRLSERCGRTSIPDFVRKIVLKNLYERTGCESIQLKEPSLTSDNLGLKTWGSSFILSQRLINDDQRYLKEPIMELGAGTGLIGIVVAHLGYHVTLSDLPEILPNLKENIKLNHASAQADCHELDWTRPDPFIKENPNSLKGYNTLIFSDPVYSTNQPRWVADISEKFLRKSTEAHILLQVPIRSGFQKERDKLWALMEDKGFQLVESHQQDGYDDFGEQKFVFRVYKWYSSYL; this is encoded by the coding sequence ATGACTGGCTTTGATGTCTTGGACTTCTTTGAACCCTGCGGAAGGATAAGCTGTCTTCGAGATGAGCTATCTGTGACTTCggacaaaaaaaaagttgacgCCAGTACGttaaaagaaaatgaagacGCTGCTTTACCTGATGATAGAACTACGACTATAGATGTCCTTGATTTGCCTCATATTTCTCTCAAGCCTCCAAAAAATGTCTTGGTTGCCATACTACGGATACTAAAACTAGAACAACAGTGCAATTTTGGACCTGGCGTTGAAAATTTGACACCCTCTCAATTTTTATCAAATAGAGATCTCACCATAGAAGATATAAGTGATATTCTACCTTGGTTAACCATTCATTCTCCCCGCATTGCATCGCTCGATTCATTTTGTCAAATTGGGTCGACATTCACAGACTCTAGGGATATCGTCAGATATTTAACAACAATCCTGTCATCCCCTTTGAATTGGCTACAGGATCCTGATGTGGAAGACATCTACAAGGCTGCAAGCTCAAGACTTTCGGAAAGATGTGGCAGAACTTCTATACCGGACTTCGTCCGCAAAATAGTCCTAAAAAATCTCTATGAAAGAACTGGATGTGAGAGTATTCAGCTAAAAGAACCTTCTTTAACATCGGACAATTTGGGATTAAAAACCTGGGGATCATCCTTCATACTGTCCCAGAGATTAATTAATGATGATCAAAGATATCTCAAAGAACCAATAATGGAATTAGGCGCTGGAACAGGGTTGATAGGAATCGTTGTGGCCCACCTGGGGTATCACGTAACATTGTCAGATCTCCCGGAAATCCTCccaaatttgaaggaaaacatCAAGTTGAATCATGCCAGTGCCCAAGCCGATTGTCATGAGCTGGATTGGACTCGGCCGGACCcattcatcaaagaaaatcccaactctttgaaaggCTATAACACCCTTATTTTCTCAGATCCAGTGTATTCTACGAATCAACCTCGTTGGGTAGCAGACATTTCAGAGAAATTTCTTAGGAAATCTACTGAGGCACACATCCTGCTCCAAGTGCCCATTAGATCTGGATTCCAAAAGGAGCGGGACAAACTATGGGCATTAATGGAAGACAAGGGTTTTCAGCTAGTGGAGTCGCATCAACAAGATGGGTACGATGATTTTGGAGAGCAAAAGTTCGTATTCCGAGTGTATAAATGGTACTCCAGTTATTTGTAG
- a CDS encoding 3-deoxy-D-arabino-heptulosonate-7-phosphate (DAHP) synthase → MTSTPVQEEYDDVRIAGYDPLVSPALLQQEIPATKVALQTVVKGRKDAMNVVSLKDDRLLVVVGPCSIHDSDAALEYVARLKALSEELKDELVIIMRAYLEKPRTTVGWKGLINDPDLDNSFSINKGLKISRKLFVDLTNSGMPIASEMLDTISPQYLADLLSFGAIGARTTESQLHRELASGLSFPIGFKNGTDGTLDVALDAVQAASHAHHFMGVTKHGIAAITTTKGNEYCFVILRGGKKGTNYDPESVAEAKAKLPADGVLMIDCSHGNSNKDYRNQPKVSKVVADQVAAGEDRIIGVMIESNINEGKQSIPAEGRKALKYGVSVTDGCVSWETTDAMLRELAEAVQKRRALKNAA, encoded by the exons ATGACC TCCACACcagttcaagaagaatacGACGATGTACGTATAGCGGGATATGACCCATTGGTTTCCCCTGCTCTGCTTCAACAGGAGATTCCTGCCACCAAAGTTGCTCTTCAAACCGTGGTTAAAGGGAGAAAAGATGCCATGAACGTAGTTTCCCTGAAAGATGACAGATTATTGGTAGTTGTCGGACCATGTTCCATCCATGACAGTGACGCCGCTCTCGAGTACGTTGCCAGGTTGAAGGCTTTGAGCGAAGAGCTCAAAGATGAACTGGTTATCATCATGAGGGCCTACTTGGAAAAACCAAGAACTACCGTCGGATGGAAAGGTTTGATCAATGACCCAGATTTGGACAACAGTTTCAGCATCAATAAGGGTCTTAAGATTAGTAGAAAGTTGTTTGTTGACCTGACCAACAGCGGTATGCCTATTGCCAGTGAAATGTTGGACACAATTTCCCCTCAATACTTGGCTGATTTGCTATCTTTCGGTGCCATCGGTGCCAGAACAACTGAGTCACAGCTTCACAGAGAGCTGGCATCAGGACTTAGCTTCCCCATCggattcaagaatggaaCTGATGGTACCTTGGATGTTGCTCTTGATGCTGTTCAAGCTGCTTCTCATGCTCATCACTTCATGGGTGTCACGAAGCACGGTATTGCTGCCATCACGACCACAAAGGGTAATGAATACTGTTTCGTCATTCTTAGAGGAGGTAAGAAGGGTACGAACTACGATCCTGAATCTGTGGCCGAGGCAAAGGCAAAGTTACCTGCTGACGGTGTTCTGATGATTGACTGTTCCCACGGAAACTCCAACAAGGATTACAGAAACCAACCAAAGGTCTCCAAGGTGGTTGCCGATCAGGTCGCTGCTGGTGAAGACCGTATTATTGGAGTAATGATCGAATCCAACATCAATGAAGGTAAGCAATCCATTCCAGCTGAAGGAAGAAAGGCTCTTAAGTATGGTGTTTCTGTCACTGACGGCTGTGTCTCGTGGGAAACTACCGACGCTATGTTGAGAGAACTTGCTGAAGctgttcaaaaaagaagagcaTTAAAGAACGCTGCTTAG
- a CDS encoding uncharacterized protein (One of two S. cerevisiae homologs (Sds23p and Sds24p) of the Schizosaccharomyces pombe Sds23 protein), producing the protein MSNNLNNNNSNPPIAPGPNQVGYTSSLRSPASPALRARQASIVELLSTPPPIEPSDASIDNTLNLSRTASNLSRNPSSSSQTSSMFAQQHQQQQHQQLSTPGAGSSNSSGLMDWQNIELSALVEENKLIFINENISVEEAFDTLVKNNLTSLPVEKYRNDLDCLTFDYADLNSYLLLVLNRIRSERLLSINYEPREEIPDLIQKAQKGEQVPVKFVIQLINKNPFIKLHESETLSTVVEILGNGVHRIAIMNDTQITGILSQRRLIKYLWDNARKFHSLDPLLGASLAQLNIGSTNVVSIYGDQLLIEALSKMHELMISSMAVVDKHHNLLGNISVTDVKHVSKSSQSPLLYKSCLHFVSYILNLKGLENGKDSFPIFHVTPNSSLSRTMAKLVATKSHRLWIVNPVGVEDPIIAGSSIPLSPSSSLNGISSSNNSNLSIFTPEKDMGRPGKLIGVVSITDILSLLARRLGKSHVDPSTARKQRRRSSSSSSRSVASRSSLEQFRKSVSDASDR; encoded by the coding sequence atgtcaaatAACttaaacaacaacaattcaAATCCACCTATCGCTCCCGGACCCAATCAAGTAGGGTATACATCCTCGTTGAGATCACCAGCTTCCCCAGCTTTGAGGGCCCGTCAAGCTTCAATCGTGGAACTATTGTCAACTCCTCCACCAATAGAGCCCTCTGATGCTTCGATTGACAACACATTGAATCTATCTAGGACTGCTTCCAATTTGTCTCGGAATCCGTCATCGTCCTCCCAAACTAGCTCGATGTTTGCGCAGCagcaccaacaacagcagcatCAACAACTTTCCACACCAGGAGCGGGATCCTCCAACAGTTCAGGCTTAATGGACTGGCAGAATATTGAATTGAGTGCATTGGTggaagaaaacaaactgATATTTATTAACGAGAACATCTCTGTAGAAGAGGCCTTTGATACCCTGGTGAAAAATAACTTAACATCTTTACCCGTGGAGAAATATCGCAATGATCTGGATTGCTTAACGTTTGACTATGCCGATCTCAACTCTTACCTGCTATTAGTGTTGAATAGGATTCGCTCAGAGAGATTATTATCGATTAATTACGAACCAAGAGAAGAAATTCCTGACTTGATTCAAAAGGCTCAAAAAGGTGAACAGGTACCTGTAAAGTTTGTCATCCAGCTAATTAACAAGAACCCATTCATTAAACTGCACGAGTCAGAAACGCTATCTACAGTGGTTGAGATATTAGGAAATGGTGTGCACAGAATTGCCATCATGAATGACACCCAAATAACAGGAATTTTATCCCAGAGAAGATTAATCAAATACTTATGGGACAATGCTCGTaaatttcattctttgGATCCACTACTGGGTGCCAGTCTTGCTCAATTGAATATAGGAAGTACCAATGTTGTCTCTATTTACGGTGATCAATTGTTGATAGAGGCTTTATCCAAGATGCACGAACTGATGATTAGTTCAATGGCTGTGGTTGATAAACACCACAATTTACTAGGTAACATTTCTGTTACTGACGTCAAACATGTATCAAAGTCTTCTCAATCGCCACTGCTGTACAAGAGCTGTCTACACTTTGTGTCCTACATTCTGAATCTCAAAGGTTTAGAAAACGGTAAAGATTCTTTTCCTATTTTCCATGTGACTCCAAACTCCTCATTATCGAGGACAATGGCAAAACTGGTGGCTACAAAGTCACATCGATTATGGATTGTTAACCCTGTTGGGGTTGAGGACCCGATAATTGCCGGATCTAGTATTCCTCTATCTCCTTCATCATCTCTCAATGGTATTAGCAGCAGCAATAACAGCAACCTATCAATATTTACTCCAGAAAAAGATATGGGTCGTCCGGGAAAGTTGATTGGAGTGGTTTCTATCACGGATATTCTTTCCCTTTTGGCAAGACGACTGGGAAAATCCCATGTTGATCCCTCTACTgcaagaaaacaaagacgcagatcttcttcaagttcaagcAGGAGTGTCGCTTCAAGATCCAGTCTGGAGCAGTTCAGAAAGAGTGTTAGCGATGCTTCCGATAGGTAG
- a CDS encoding Bifunctional dehydrogenase and ferrochelatase, involved in the biosynthesis of siroheme, which produces MSIEIPEPNGSLMLAWQVRNRHVLLVGGGAVALSRIELLLQADAKVTVVAPKIDPTIEQYEKLGLLYKVHRRKFLKDDLKMYEGEASRKLDQFSGVDHFGPEEMEQIEQAVKQEQFALVLTAIDDKNLSKQIYYWCKAGRMQVNIADKPKQCDFYFGSVVRQGSIQIMISSNGKSPRLCHKLKHDKLEPLLASLDAKTAVDNLGKMRGELRHRVAPGEDTPTIKERMAWNTQVTDLFTIEEWGQFDDTALNRLLSFYPKVPQRQDIIVVPLENF; this is translated from the coding sequence ATGTCAATCGAAATCCCAGAGCCCAACGGTTCTTTGATGTTGGCTTGGCAAGTAAGAAATCGTCATGTACTTCTTGTGGGTGGAGGAGCAGTTGCCCTTTCTCGAATTGAACTACTTCTTCAAGCCGATGCAAAAGTTACAGTGGTTGCTCCCAAGATAGATCCTACCATTGAACAGTATGAAAAATTGGGGTTATTATACAAAGTTCATAGAAGAAAGTTCCTCaaagatgatttgaaaatgtaTGAAGGTGAAGCGTCCAGAAAGCTGGACCAATTTTCTGGTGTAGACCATTTTGGGCCCGAAGAGATGGAGCAAATAGAACAGGCAGTTAAGCAGGAACAATTTGCATTGGTTCTAACCGCAATAGATGATaaaaatctttccaagCAAATATACTATTGGTGTAAAGCTGGGCGAATGCAAGTAAACATCGCCGACAAACCCAAACAATGTGATTTCTACTTTGGGTCAGTAGTAAGACAGGGGAGTATACAAATTATGATTAGTTCAAACGGAAAGTCTCCAAGATTGTGTCATAAACTTAAGCACGATAAGCTGGAACCTCTACTTGCCAGCTTGGATGCAAAAACTGCAGTGGACAATTTGGGGAAAATGCGTGGAGAATTAAGGCATAGGGTAGCTCCAGGAGAGGATACTCCCACCATCAAAGAACGAATGGCTTGGAACACTCAGGTGACTGACCTGTTTacaattgaagaatgggGCCAATTTGACGACACAGCACTGAATAGGCTTCTGAGTTTTTACCCCAAAGTACCTCAACGTCAGGACATAATAGTCGTTCCGCTAGAGAACTTTTAG
- a CDS encoding RNA binding protein that negatively regulates growth rate — translation MSLEHLGVTDSLAQVDPDAPTEAKFVQSQEQGAGSSNSPPPSSKSSPSLASRTLWMGDLEPWWVEENIIQLWQQLGQSVRVKLIRSRHNRSPNPNSSLPPPQNAGYCFVEFERHEDALQALALNGSIVPRSSGRLFRLNWASGPTLQSQIPPTPQYSLFVGDLSPSTTEAHLLALFQPNYSSIQSVRVMTDPATGSSRCFGFVRFTEEEDRQRALHEMSGIWLGGRPIRVALATPRGAGHQPVQMQQHLQYAPSAPMVPQFASNNSSSRNIYNDPTNSTVFVGGLAAGVSEETLFTLFEPFGSISSIKIPRGKGCGFVKFSTREEAENAISGMHGFLIGGSRVRLSWGRSSLPNQHTHSHPHPQHLMMSPGVFDPMGRNGGMYGIPPGVAPGVLPGMTPIYYPTDSQVYSEMDPGQYSGPYMVQSPVGSSIGAPNISGNGSMGATSKEVPASSSATTSSPSKSLEDFEETVTSPILSAKEPAPPSSPNTNLSGANSPELASPTVSP, via the coding sequence ATGTCGCTTGAACATCTCGGTGTTACAGACTCGCTGGCACAGGTGGATCCTGATGCTCCGACCGAAGCAAAGTTTGTCCAATCCCAAGAGCAAGGTGCAGGATCATCAAATTCTCCACCaccatcttccaagtcgTCGCCATCGCTAGCTTCACGTACGTTATGGATGGGCGACCTCGAACCATGGTGGGTGGAAGAGAACATCATTCAATTATGGCAGCAGTTAGGTCAGTCCGTACGGGTAAAATTGATTAGATCGAGACACAACCGTTCTCCTAATCCAAACTCGTCGTTGCCTCCACCTCAGAACGCTGGATATTGTTTTGTAGAATTTGAACGACACGAGGACGCGCTGCAAGCGCTGGCGTTGAATGGCAGTATTGTGCCTCGCTCGTCGGGTCGATTGTTCAGACTCAATTGGGCCTCAGGGCCAACATTGCAATCCCAaattcctccaactccTCAGTACTCATTATTTGTGGGGGACCTCTCTCCTTCAACTACAGAGGCCCACCTATTAGCTTTATTTCAGCCTAATTACAGCTCAATTCAGAGCGTAAGAGTAATGACCGACCCCGCTACAGGAAGCTCTCGTTGCTTCGGATTTGTAAGATTcactgaagaagaagatcGTCAAAGAGCTCTCCATGAAATGAGTGGTATCTGGCTAGGTGGAAGACCAATAAGAGTTGCATTAGCAACCCCTCGAGGAGCTGGACACCAGCCAGTTCAAATGCAACAACATCTGCAATACGCCCCTTCCGCACCTATGGTTCCACAGTTTGCTAGCAACAATAGTTCTTCTCGTAACATCTACAATGATccaacaaattcaactgTGTTTGTAGGTGGATTGGCTGCTGGTGTATCCGAAGAGACACTTTTCACTTTGTTTGAACCTTTTGGTTCTATTTCAAGTATCAAGATCCCAAGAGGTAAAGGATGTGGATTCGTGAAGTTTTCAACCAGAGAAGAGGCAGAGAATGCCATCTCAGGAATGCATGGATTCCTTATTGGTGGTTCTCGTGTAAGACTTAGTTGGGGACGCTCCTCTTTACCCAACCAACACACACATTCGCACCCGCATCCGCAACATCTAATGATGTCGCCCGGTGTTTTTGACCCAATGGGAAGAAATGGTGGCATGTACGGAATTCCTCCTGGTGTTGCTCCTGGTGTTCTTCCAGGTATGACTCCTATTTACTATCCTACAGATTCTCAAGTTTATAGTGAGATGGATCCGGGACAGTATTCGGGCCCCTATATGGTTCAAAGTCCAGTGGGAAGTTCTATTGGAGCCCCCAACATCAGTGGTAACGGTTCGATGGGGGCCACATCTAAGGAAGTACCAGCGTCTTCTTCTGCTACGACTAGCTCCCCTTCGAAGtctttggaagactttgaagaaacagtAACTAGTCCAATATTATCAGCCAAGGAACCAGCTCCTCCTAGTTCCCCGAACACGAATTTATCAGGTGCTAATTCTCCAGAACTGGCTTCTCCTACCGTATCTCCTTGA
- a CDS encoding ER-derived vesicles protein ERV14, which translates to MLRYSGNVQTLHLVTTKPFGFLTLLIHLLTFRLFILAVILNALNLFSQVYFTIMYSDLECDYINPIELCKKLNNYIVPEAALHGFLSVLFLINWYPYSFILNLPLLAYNINKIVKKEHLLDATEIFRTLSRHKKESFIKLGFHLLMFFYYLYRMIIALIAEDS; encoded by the coding sequence atgctTAGATACAGCGGCAACGTCCAAACACTCCACCTTGTAACTACCAAGCCCTTTGGTTTTTTGACTCTTTTGATTCATTTACTAACGTTTAGGCTTTTTATCCTCGCTGTCATACTCAATGCCTTGAACCTGTTCTCCCAGGTTTATTTCACAATCATGTACAGTGATCTGGAATGTGACTACATTAATCCTATCGAGCTCTGCAAAAAGCTCAACAACTACATTGTTCCAGAAGCTGCCCTTCACGGCTTTCTTTCGgttttgttcttgatcaacTGGTACCCATATTCATTTATACTGAACCTTCCATTGCTGGCTTACAACATTAATAAGATCGTTAAGAAAGAACACCTGTTAGATGCCACAGAAATTTTCCGTACTCTTTCTCGTCACAAAAAAGAGAGCTTCATCAAGTTGGGTTTCCATCTTCTGATGTTCTTTTATTACCTTTACCGCATGATCATTGCGCTAATTGCTGAAGACAGCTAA
- a CDS encoding Core Sm protein Sm D2 produces MSFENSWSFANLDTNNFSDLVNRPKAELTDSELQQLEAYEFQYGPMSILTTATNTQSTVIISLRNDHKLIAKVKAFDRHCNMVLENVKEFWTDINNGTKVTRERFVSKMFLRGDSVVVILKHSD; encoded by the exons ATGTCCTTCGAGA ACAGTTGGAGTTTTGCGAATTTGGATACTAACAACTTTAGTGATCTTGTTAACCGTCCAAAAGCGGAGTTAACAGACTCTGAACTTCAACAGCTGGAGGCATACGAATTCCAATATGGACCAATGTCAATACTCACCACGGCCACCAATACACAATCCACAGTAATAATATCCCTGAGAAATGATCACAAATTAATTGCTAAAGTGAAAGCTTTTGATAGACATTGCAATATGGTTCTGGAAAACGTAAAGGAGTTTTGGACTGATATTAATAATGGCACAAAGGTAACCAGAGAAAGATTTGTGAGCAAGATGTTTCTTCGAGGAGACAGCGTAGTAGTAATACTGAAGCATTCCGACTAA